The Candidatus Woesearchaeota archaeon genomic interval TGATAAGAGACATTGCATAAAGGCTTAATTGCCATTGTAATTTTTCGCCCGTTGTTTTTTGCTTTCCTGTTTTGTAATCTATGATAGTATATCCTTGTGGTGTTGCATCTATTCTATCAATAAATCCTGTGAATTTAATCCCGTCTTCGTCAAAGAGGAATGGTTTTTCTACCTGTTGCAAATATTCTAGCGTGTTTCGTCGTTTCCACACTTCGTACCATGCTTTAATGTCTTCGTAGGTGTACTGGGTTTCTTGTTCTTGATTTTGTTTTTCTATGGCTTCATCAACACTAAGATGTTTTCCTTCAAGTCTTGCTTTACTTATTTTCTCTATAACTCCATGAAAGAAAGATCCTCTTGCAGCGGATTCATTATAGAATGCAGGTTGCATGCGATAAATCTCTTGCAATTCAAACTTCTTAGGGCATGTTTTATACGTGAGAAGATTGGAAAATGAGAAATAAGGCATTTCGTGCTTTACAGCTTTAACCTGTTTGGTGTGTGTGGGTACTACGATATCAACTTCTTCAACCTGTAAATTCAAATCTTCTATGAATCTACTTGTAGAACCGGGACAGGTAATAATAAGCGAGTCCTTTGCACGTGTAATTGCAACATAGGCAAGCCTTCTTTCTTCTTCAAGTCTGATTTCTTTTTTTCTCTTCGCAAGATCCTTCTCATCAATACAATCTTTGTAAAAGGGATGTATGCTTGTTGGAATAAATGGTTCTCTTGTTGATTTCAGGTTTGGAAAACCCTCATTCCATCCAATAAGGTAGACATCTTGTGCTTCAAGCCCTTTTGCTGCGTGCATCGTGAGCAATTTTACAGCTCCAGGAGATTCGAGTTTCTGCTCTTTTAGATTTGCTCCAACTTTTTCTAAATTTTCCAGGTAAGACACAAATGATTTTACTCCTTTGTGTTCTATGTTGATGAAGTGTCGTGCAAGATCTTCGAAGCGTTTGATGTTGATAAGTGACTCTTCATGGTGCCCAACACCAATGAATTCAATTACTTGCTCTATAAGTTTAAGAAGATCTTTTTCTTCTCGAAGGATGTCAATTCGAGAAAGAAGAGATTGGAGTTCTTTTTGTTTTTCTTGATTTTTGAGAGGTAACGTTCTTAGGAAGTCTTCTAAGTCTTCTTTCTTGTTCTTTTTGAGAAGTATTGCGAGGTCTTCTTCTTCAAGGTTAAGATCTCCAAGAAGGACCCACCAACTCTGCTTGTGATGTTCTCCCTTGGCTATAACTTGAAGATATGCTATGATTTTTTTGATATCGTCACGTAGCAGAAGGTCTTTAGTTGAAACCGTGTTAAAAGGGATGTTTCTTCGTTTGAGCTCAGAAATAATCTCTTTTGCTTGCGCGTGGGATCTGTAAAGTATGAGTGTCTCGTTGAGAGGTGTGTTTGTTGATTCAATGTGGTTTGCTACAAATACTGCTTCTGCCTTTGCATCATTAAGTTTTACTATACGCACAGGTTTTCCTTCGCGTCCTTGTGCATTGAGAACCTCGAAGCACTCTCCTTGTGCGTAGTTGTGTTTGATAATATCATGCGCTACTCTAAGCACGGTGTTAGGAGAGCGCCAACTACGATCTAGGTGAAATACTTGAGGCGAATATTCTTTTTTGAACTCTTCTATGACGTCTCGTTTTGCTCCTCTAAAGGCATAGATTGATTGATTTTGGTCGCCAACTACAACTATGTTCTGGTGCGGGCAAAGACGTTTAAGAATTGCAAACTGTATTGCATTGGTGTCTTGAAATTCATCAACGATGATGTGCTCAAAATCAAAGTCTTTAAGATTTTCAAGTAGGCGTAGTTGTAGATCTCCATAGTCGAGGTAGTGTTTTTTTGCTTTTTCTTCTTCTACTTTTTCCCATGCGAGAAGAAAATCTTGTAATCGTGTTTTCTCGTTTGCCCTTTTAATTAGTTGCTTAATGGGTCTTGCTTCATCACGGTAATTTTTCGTCCTTGCATTTTCAAATTTGAGGTAGAGTGTTTGAAGTTCTATGCGTAATCGTTCAAGGTGCTCCTCATCAACATCATCATACGTTCTAAGAAGGTCTTCGTAGTCTTTACGTGTAACTCCTAAGTCCTTAGCGCGAGTGATTGTTTGAGCGTAGAGTTTTGCATCATAAGGCTCCCAGCCAAGATCTAAAAGAAGTAATGCTAAGTCATACTCCTCAATAATTGTGAAGTTTTCTTCTATCTGATCGGAACAAAAGCCGTGAAACGTGTAAACAGGAACCTCTTGATCTGTTTTTTCAAGTACCCTGCTTGCAATGTTCTTTGCTGCTTCATTGGTAAACGTAAG includes:
- a CDS encoding ATP-dependent helicase produces the protein MAQLILAGAGTGKTTKIVEHIASLLKQGVNPKKILALTFTNEAAKNIASRVLEKTDQEVPVYTFHGFCSDQIEENFTIIEEYDLALLLLDLGWEPYDAKLYAQTITRAKDLGVTRKDYEDLLRTYDDVDEEHLERLRIELQTLYLKFENARTKNYRDEARPIKQLIKRANEKTRLQDFLLAWEKVEEEKAKKHYLDYGDLQLRLLENLKDFDFEHIIVDEFQDTNAIQFAILKRLCPHQNIVVVGDQNQSIYAFRGAKRDVIEEFKKEYSPQVFHLDRSWRSPNTVLRVAHDIIKHNYAQGECFEVLNAQGREGKPVRIVKLNDAKAEAVFVANHIESTNTPLNETLILYRSHAQAKEIISELKRRNIPFNTVSTKDLLLRDDIKKIIAYLQVIAKGEHHKQSWWVLLGDLNLEEEDLAILLKKNKKEDLEDFLRTLPLKNQEKQKELQSLLSRIDILREEKDLLKLIEQVIEFIGVGHHEESLINIKRFEDLARHFINIEHKGVKSFVSYLENLEKVGANLKEQKLESPGAVKLLTMHAAKGLEAQDVYLIGWNEGFPNLKSTREPFIPTSIHPFYKDCIDEKDLAKRKKEIRLEEERRLAYVAITRAKDSLIITCPGSTSRFIEDLNLQVEEVDIVVPTHTKQVKAVKHEMPYFSFSNLLTYKTCPKKFELQEIYRMQPAFYNESAARGSFFHGVIEKISKARLEGKHLSVDEAIEKQNQEQETQYTYEDIKAWYEVWKRRNTLEYLQQVEKPFLFDEDGIKFTGFIDRIDATPQGYTIIDYKTGKQKTTGEKLQWQLSLYAMSLIKNNKKIHRLIVDELNHEHPTSFILKDDGTAIDEIGRQYAFNIKQVFNRMKTLAKEIKKDQHFLPVEDDTPCRTCPFKLYCPKWAD